Within Topomyia yanbarensis strain Yona2022 chromosome 2, ASM3024719v1, whole genome shotgun sequence, the genomic segment TTCCGACCAATCACGTTAACGAGCTGTATGGCGAAGGTATTCGAGCGGATGGTGAATCGACGGTTAACTACCGAGCTTGAATCGAACGGGTTGCTAGACACtcgacaacatgccttcagatcCGACCGAGGTACTGACAAATATTTTGCGGAGTTGGAGAcgtcattacccgaccgtgacgagcactgtctgatagcaTCGCTTGACTTGGCTAAGGCGTACGACACCACTTGGAGATACGGCATACTACGAACATTACGAAAGTGGCAGATACGCGGAAACATGCTAAACATGCTCACTAGCTTTCTTTCAGAGCGAACGTTCCAGGTAAACGTCGATGGGCATTTATCGCGCAAGCTACCGCTGGAAAACGGTGTACCACAGGGTTCTGTGCTCTCAGTTACCCTATTCCTCGTAGCAATCCAACCTATCTTCCGGGTGGTTCCGAATACCGTGACAGTACTATTGTATGCCGTTGGCATCCTTCTTGTAGTGCGGGGCAAAAAAGAACAACCACTTTATCGAAAGCTACAATCAGCATTGAAAGTCGTTCATAGATGGGCGAAAAGTGTTTGATTCACGATATCAGCAAcaaaatccagcatcttctacTGTAGTCCGAATGCCCGCCGTGAGCCCACGCAATCCATCAGGATAGATACAGTAGCTATACCGTCACAAAATCAACTGAAACCCCTTGGTATCACTCTCGACAGATCGCTGAACTTCAAAGCGCATTGCAAGCTAACGAAGAAGGCATGcgaatccaggctgcgtatccTGAAAATGATCCGAGCAAAGCTACGACGTGGTCAACGAACTTCCTTGCTACAAATCGGCTCCGCCATTGTCACGTCGCGACTATTGTATGGGATGGGACTCGTTAGTCGGGGCGGAGATGCCGTCACCAAAACTCTCGCGCCCACCTACAACAGGATGGTAGGATTTGCATCTGGTGCATTCATTACAAGTCCGATCTTAGCCATCATGGCCGAAGCAGGCACCTTACCATTTGATCTCCTCGTTCTCCAAAGCATAACCCGATTGTCCATCCGTTTGTTGGAAAAAAGCAGAGATAATGCGGATCTCCCACTAGTACGTCGAGCTTCCGAAGAACTGTCAGAGGTGATCGGTATGCCCTACCAAATATTTGTACTCGAAAGCGACTAGCGACCCGAAAGTGGTACGAGCCCAAACCCCACGTCGTGTGGGATATTAAAAGATGTGTGAATGCCGGAGATCCCTCTGAAGTGGTCCGTCCTGTCGTTTAGGAACTCCTTAATGCTCGCTTCAGCAACTCAACGGTTGTGTATACCGACGGATCGAAGGACGACGACGCAGTAGGCGCGGGAATGTTTGGAGAACATCTCCATCAGTCGATTGGTCTTCCACCACAGTGCAGCGTGTTCTCGGCCGAGGCGTTTGCAATTAAAACAGCGGTAACTTCGTACTACACTTCCAACGATCTGCTAATAATGACAGACTCAGCCAGATTCCTGAACACGCTGGAATTCGCGGGAATGAAGAGGCAGACCGCCTCGCAGGAGAAGCCAGGGGTAATGCCCCTTTGCAAATAGCCATTCCGGGAGCAGTCGCCAACAATCAGGTAAAATCAGCTATCCGAAATCACTGGTAGCGTCGATGGTCTGCATCCACTGAAGTGATGCTTCGCGAAATAAAATTCGATACGGtaaagtggactgaccgcgagagtTCGGCTGATCAACGAGTGCTCACCCGGTTgcgaatagggcatacccgaTTGACGCACGACTTCCTTCTGAAGAGAGAAACCCCACCAGTTTGCGACTGCTGCGGGGTAACCGtagatgtttttatataatCCTTCAGTGCCGAAAATACGACGAGCCTACGAGTGGCTTTAGGCAACGACACGAACACCGAAGACAAACTGGTAAGCTTCCTCAAGGAAACTAATTTGTATAAACGaatgtgaaaaataatgaattgtaAATTGTTTTATAATGTTGATAGGAATTTGGAAACTAATTTTgttccgacacgaatgcaccgtttggtgtaaagtgtcgttaataaacaacaacaacaacaacaacaacaacaacaacaacaacattattattattattattattatttttattattattattattattattattattattattattattattattattattattattattattattattattattattattattattattattattattattattattattattattattattattattattattattattattattattattattattattattattattattattattattattcatctgagttagaaacaccgttccgtacggtacaTACAACGAGCATTCGTAAATTTCATACCGTGTTTTTCCTTGTTTTTCGCGATAACCGCGGTCCAATTTACGACGAATAGACGAGTGAATTGGTTCCCTAGTGGTGAACAGTGAAATATTGACGTaaatcggtgaagaaacggctgaaaaaattgaatttttagttttgcccacgcggtgctataggtaaacaaacagccatcgctgtgCTTACCCGCGTGGCTGCCCGGCCAGTTTATTCACTTGCTGTGGTTGACAGTCGTGAGAGTGACGGTGCTCTGAACGGGTGatatttttgaagtcgtaaaaaacctgaaaagttttggaaaattcggaaatatttttttgacttTTGAATTGGTGGTAGTTGAGTATAGTACAGCGCGGATCCAAAAATTTGGACGTTACAGTGCGTGCCAAAAAAGTTGGAACAATAAAAAGGGCGAAATTCGTCAAGTGCGTTTTTTCTTAGCGAAATCCATTAAGTTCGCTCTCTTGGCTGTGTAGAAGAGGAAAACAAGCAGTAACCCCATTTagggttggtatcgggtgaccgtgccacatagcagtttccaacgtctggtggcgtaatccaagatggcggccgctagtagcggtgatcCGGGAGGGTCAAGTCAAAAAAGATTGTCGGTATACATGAATCCGACGAACaaattcggcgaattgacgttcctgcagctgacaggtaaagacggtgtacctttgccaagaaacccgtttatcattggaaaatcggttgaggttACCGCTGCAggtccaattgaaggtgcgaataccgaagctcaagggacacggtatacccttcgagttcggaacccaGCCCAAGTTGCCAAACTAATGAAAATGACCAAGCTCATGGACGGtactgatgttgtggttgaatcccatccgaatctgaacgtaagcagatgcgtaatttcctgctacgatctgattcactTGGAAGAAAAGTAAGTCTTACAAGAAATTCTAagccagggagtgattcgtgtGCAGCGAATTACACGTAAAGAAGCCGAAAGCAGAGTGAATACGCCAGCACTCATCTTGACtttctgcaagaccacatacccggaatacatgaCAATCGGTTTGCTTCGCATCCCAACTCGCCCGTACTTCCCAAACCCGATGCTCTGTTATGGTTGCTTTAAATAGGGCCATACGCGTGTTCGCTGTCCTGGCCCGCAACGTTGTCCTAACTGCTCTGGACTGCATCAAAGCGAAGAAAAATGTCGAGCACCCCAGTTTTGCCCAAATTGTAAAGGAgatcaccaaccaacaagccgccaatgtccaaattacaaaaaggaagtagaggtcatcaaaataaaaatccgcgacGATTTGACATTCCCGGAAGCGCGCAAACGAGCTGAGCAGAAGAATCAAGGAAGTTACTCCCAGGCTGCAGCGCAATCAAACGAGATCCTaaataaactgaaaaagttgGAGCTGACTatgaagaagaaggaagagCAGATCGTTAAACTTCTGGCAGAGAACAAAGGCAAAGAcgaaaaaatagagcaaatgatGGCGTACATCAAACAACAATCCGCAAATCTCGAAAAACCCCAGCACAGCAAAGAACAGAACCAAACGAACCAGCCAACCGGGCCTGTAACGAGATCCAGAAACAACTCATCAGCGACTAATACTGATTCGAAACGAGGTAGACCGCAGAAACAACATAAACCCCTCAAAGCAAACCCACGACAACCTCATCGGATAACTTGAGCCCACCACCTAAAAGAACCgctgccactaccaccaacgaaaccaGGGGTTATTCAGGCAATGAtattgagattaccgagacgcctcctagccagcctcttcgataattcaCATTTTAATCAACGTctggataccaacgacaactCACGCACGAATATTTACTACAAGATggatcggtttggaagagaggacAGGTCAGTTCCGAAGTTGTCAATCCCCTCGCAGGTACTGCTTGTTTTGATGTTCTTTCAGGTTTGAAGGACAACATCCACGAGACGCTTCTTCTACATCACCACTTGCTATCGCCCGGAGAAGGCTTATCGAGATCATCACTTCGATATAGAACAGCTGTAACAAcaaaaactacacaaagtctttccccagtgccggtcgctgtaggtagttctggaagtaatcgtgtagtagtttcgacagcggctggcactgtggggctagacgtcccacaggtcagtccatCTTCAATTTATCTCCGAACGAATTCTGTTGCGGCTTCTACCGTTACAGATGCGACCAGCAGTAACCGTTTTGGGGAAGAAGAaaagaaagtagcttccccacttcatcatgaagggatcgaccgggggaagaggactgtccctacttcccagatatacagtcctcgcaattctccttctggctttccgccggcgaagataCACCGCAACAACAGCAGAAGCGCCAGAGCACCGATATCCCGGTTGAAATCAGCGCAACCACGTCCCGGTACCAACGAAAAACACCGGCAAGATCTCGCAGGCAATCACCTTCGCCAtcaacatcgtcttcgtcagcgaATTTCGCCAATCGAGACAGCAGATGCTTCGCCCTTCAATGGAACATCCGGGGCCTGCGAACCAACATCAGCGAGCTTAAACAGCTGATCTGCTAGTACAGACTGAGCCTGATAGCACTTCAGGAAACAAAAGTTGACAACCGAGTAGTGGCAGCAGATTTCATCGGCAACAACTACACTCTATTGCTGAAAACTGGGAGTTgtcgatactggcaacaaggagTAGGTCTAGCCATCCGGGATGGTGTTCCTTTTGAACGAATTGATATCGACGACAGTATACAAGCTATCGCAGTTTGGATCCAACTGCCACAGCAAATGACGGTGGTGtcgatctacgtccctcccaATACTCAACAGTGTCAAGAACAGCTGGGTGACTTCCTCGAAACGCTTTCACGTCCAGTGCTGgtactaggcgactttaacgcgcACCATATTTGCTGGGGTTCTACGAAATCTACCGCACTAGGCCACTTCATCGCCGAAAAAACGCTATCGGTACGATTACTCATCCTCAACGATGGATCGCACACTCGGATTGATCCAGCTACCGGTATCACTTTGGCTATTGACCTCTCGATCTGCCCAGAATCGGTGGCTTCGAAATTTGTTTGGCGAACACTTCCGGACACGCACAGCAGTGATCACTTTCCCATTCTCGTTTCCATTCCCGGACTGTCGACTATcccaacgaaaagacagaaatggatttacgaccaagcagattggacaacctacgagcgattgaccgccagcgctattcgaccgggcgtcgaaatatcaatcgactgtttcgttgaccggttgattagagcagcaaacaaagcgatacctcgcactaccggcagagtcggtcccaaagcggttccgtggtggtgtccggaggtgaaAGTAGCTAGcaaaaatcggagaaaagcacttagggcactgaagcgtataccagcagaggacccacgaaaagcggatgcactgaaaagcttccaggaatcacgggcagcagcaagaaagtccatccatgacgccaagaaaaaatcatgggaagacttcgtcgcgaagatatctccaagttcaactacgtcggagatgtggcagacagttAACACGTTGAGAGGGAAACGCCAACACCGCCCAACTGTCGTCAAGCTGTCCAATGGTTACACGGATAAGCCAGaagaaatagctgaagaactggcgcaacactacagcgaaatatccgcaacctccagctattcgtcgttgttccagagggagaaagaaaaggccgaacgaaaccgcatagacttctcgccagatagcgatgatatctacaattcggacttcaccctgaatgagttgctgtgggcactcgacagaggaagaagtggctcttcaggaccggactgcatcggcaatccaatgcttcagcgaatgccattgtctgtgaaaactgccatgttggaacttttcaacagaatatggcgcagtggcgtattcccaccctgttggcgaaccggaaccatcgtaccaattccaaagccaagctcggatgacgcgggtccagctgcattccatccaatcacgttaactagttgcatggcgaaggtgttcgagcgaattgtcaaccgacggttaaccaccgaactagagtcgaacgggcgtctcgacaaacgacaacatgccttcagatctggtcggggtactgacacatactttgcggagctggagaggtcattacccgaccgtgatGAGCACTGTTTGGTAGCGTCGCTAGACTTAGCCAAGGCGTACGACACCACTTGGAGATATGGCATCCTACGAACACTTTagaaatggcaaatacgcggaaggatgataaacattgtcaacagttttctggcagagagaacGTTCCAGGTCAACGTAGAGGGGCATTTGTCGCCAGCACATCCGCTGGAAAACGGTGTGCCTCAGGGCTCAGTGCTCTCTGTTACACTATTTCTCGTGGCTATCCAACCCATCTTCCGCGTGGTTCCGAATTCCGTACAAGTGTTGCTGTATGCCGACGATATCCTGCTCCTTGTATGGGGGAAGAAAGACCAGTCGCTCCAccgaaaacttcaagccgcagtgaaagccgtcgataactggtcgagaagtgttggatttacgatatctgcaacgaaatccagcatcttctattgcagcccTAACGTACGCCGTGAACCCATACAGGCGATAAAGGTAGATGGTGTAGCCGTTCCGACACAAACGCTACTGAGAACCCTCGGTGTTACTCTCGACCGATAGCTCAACTTTAAAGCGCATTGCAAAATGATGAAGAAGACGtgtgaatccaggctgcgtatcttgAAGATGATCGGCGCCAAGCTACCCCGTGGTCAACGCGCTTCTTTACTTCAAATCGGGTCAGCAATTGTCACCTCTCGGTTACTATACGGTATGTGGCTCGTAAGCAGAGGAGGAGATGCCGTCTTCCAAACGCTCGCACCTACATACAACAGGATGGTAAGGTTTGCATCTGGTGCATACGTCACGAGTCCAATTCTAACCATTATGGCTGAAGCAGGTACTTTTCCGTTCGATCTGCTTGTCCTCCAAACCATCGCACGATTGGTTATCCGTatgttagagaatagtaggttTAATGCTGCTCTTCCCTTGGTACATCGAGCTTCCAGTCGTTTGATGGAGATGGTCGGAACGCCTCCTCCAAATATCTGCTCCCGCACGCGGTTAACTACTCGGAAGTGGTACGAAGCCAGACCCCAGATCGTGTGGGACATCAAGAAATGCATAAAAGCCGGAGATCCTTCGGATACTGTCCGTCCAGTCGTTCAGGAGCTACTGACAGAACGTTTCAGCGGCTCAACAGTCGTTTACACAGATGGGTCGAAAGACGATATCGCTGTCGGCGCGGGAGTTTTCGGAGAACACTATCAACAGTCGCTAGGTCTTCCACAGTAATGCAGCGTCTTCTCAGCCGaggcatttgcaataaaaacagcGCTAACAGCATACCACATGTCTAGCGATTTGCTGATCATGTCAGATTCGGCTAGCTGTTTATCAGCAATCGAAGCCGGCACATCCCAGCACCCGTGGATCCAACAGATTGAAAACATGCTTCGGAACCGTCCAATCAATCTTTGCTGGATCCCAGGTCACACTGGCATCCGCGGTAACGAAGAGGTAGACCGACTTGCAGGAGAAGCCAGGGGCGTTCCCCCATTGGATATATCCATTCCCGGAGCAGATACCGTTAGTCAAATCAAAACAACTATCCGAAATCGATGGTACCAGCGGTGGTCAGCGTCCACCGAGGTGAAACTTCGCGAAGTAAAATTCAACACAGCAAAGTAAACTTACCGCGAGATTTCGGCTGACCAACGAGTGCTAACACGCTTACGAATAGGGCATACTTGGTTGACGCACGAATTCCTGCTGAAAAAAGAAGCCACACCGGTTTGCGACAGCTGCGGGGTAACTACTGACGTCCGTCATGTGATCCTCCACTGTAGGAGGTACGACGAAGCCAGGAAGAAGAACGATATTGAATCGATGAGTCTACGAGTGACTTTATGCAACAACAGAGACAACGAAGAGAAATTGCTAAACTTCCTCAAAGAAACAAATctacaaaaaaatttgaaaaatctgtattgTAAATTGATGTTTGTGAAAgcgaaattgaaactaattttccgacacgaatgcacccttttggtgtaaagtgtcattgataaacaacaacaacaattattattattattattattattattattattattgttattattattattattattattattattattattattattattattattattattattattattattattattattattattattattattattattattattattattattattattattattattattactattattattattgttattattattattattattattattattattattattattattattattattattaatattattattattattcacaatcggaaacaccgttccgtacggtatCAACAACGCGCATACGGGAATTAAACACAGTGTTTTTTCAGTGTTTTTCGCGCTATCCGCGGTCTAGTTGCTAACAAATAGCTGAGTGAAGTGATTCTCCAGTGATTAAAGTTGAAAGAATTGTGAAAATCGTGTGTATCAATATTAGTACGGTACAGTGCGTGTCAAAAGTGTTGGAACggcacaaaaatcaaaatcgTCAAAGTGCGTTTTTCTTGCTCGTATTACTATCTAGTGGCTGCGTAGAAGCTAGTAAGCGAGCAGATTCATCACTGCGcacctacagtgtgtcccaaaattGTGGGAACACTCGTAAACCGTCGACGTTGAGGGGGCAATTAAGGTAGGATCTTtcttttttttgccttt encodes:
- the LOC131680230 gene encoding uncharacterized protein LOC131680230, which translates into the protein MSSDLLIMSDSASCLSAIEAGTSQHPWIQQIENMLRNRPINLCWIPGHTGIRGNEEVDRLAGEARGVPPLDISIPGADTVSQIKTTIRNRWYQRWSASTEVKLREVKFNTAK